From one Variovorax sp. PBL-H6 genomic stretch:
- a CDS encoding ring-cleaving dioxygenase, with the protein MSIIKGFHHLTACVSGAQEDVDFYVKLLGQSLVKKTVLLDGEDPIYHLYYGNPKGDAGTLVTSFPFSQKGVKGRRGSGQIRVINYSVPAGSLDFWRERFATHGIAFDKEVVDRFGEQRQRFHHPCGIEFDLVASDRDQRLPCLANDIPEAFAIRGVHSITLSLREVAESITFMQEAIDFRYAGEAGPYHRFETQGGAPGTIVEFLHEPDRLQGSSIYGEGTIHHVAFAVDSQEQQMQIKDKLMGMGYIDTSESVNRNYFRSMYFKMPGGVIFEAATTDIGFAIDEEPGHFGEEFQLPPWLEERKQELLGRLEPISV; encoded by the coding sequence ATGTCGATCATCAAAGGCTTTCATCACCTGACCGCCTGCGTCAGCGGTGCGCAGGAGGACGTGGATTTCTACGTCAAGCTGCTCGGCCAGAGCCTGGTCAAGAAGACCGTGCTGCTGGACGGGGAAGACCCGATCTATCACCTCTACTACGGCAACCCGAAGGGCGATGCCGGAACGCTCGTCACGTCGTTTCCCTTCAGCCAGAAAGGCGTGAAGGGACGGCGCGGCTCGGGCCAGATCCGAGTCATCAACTACTCTGTGCCCGCGGGTTCGCTGGACTTCTGGCGCGAGCGCTTTGCGACCCATGGCATTGCCTTCGACAAGGAGGTGGTCGATCGTTTCGGGGAGCAGCGCCAGCGCTTTCATCACCCCTGCGGCATCGAGTTCGACCTGGTTGCGTCGGACCGCGATCAACGTTTGCCGTGCCTGGCCAATGACATTCCCGAAGCGTTCGCGATCCGTGGCGTGCACAGCATCACGCTGTCGTTGCGGGAGGTTGCCGAGTCCATCACCTTCATGCAGGAAGCCATCGACTTTCGTTATGCGGGCGAGGCGGGGCCTTACCACCGTTTCGAGACGCAGGGCGGCGCGCCCGGCACCATCGTCGAGTTTCTTCACGAGCCGGATCGCCTGCAGGGATCGTCGATCTATGGCGAAGGCACCATCCACCATGTCGCCTTCGCGGTCGACAGCCAGGAGCAGCAGATGCAGATCAAGGACAAGCTGATGGGCATGGGCTACATCGACACCTCCGAGTCGGTCAACCGGAACTACTTCCGTTCGATGTATTTCAAGATGCCGGGCGGCGTGATCTTCGAGGCGGCCACCACCGACATCGGGTTTGCCATCGACGAGGAGCCGGGTCACTTCGGCGAAGAGTTCCAGTTGCCGCCATGGCTTGAAGAGCGCAAGCAAGAACTGCTCGGCCGGCTGGAGCCCATCTCGGTATGA
- the wrbA gene encoding NAD(P)H:quinone oxidoreductase, which translates to MFKPKVLVAFYSRNSSTELLARAIAEGAAGEGAEVRLRRAREVVSPAVMQQSPGWTERAEQMNARYEAPTEADAEWADAIVLGTPTRFGSISSELKVYIDGLGGLWFQGKLNGKVGSAFGATSSLHGGNESTLLSMYTPMAHLGLIIVPLGYADAAMFKAGTPYGATHVSKLDTVEPDSEHLDVARFQGRRVATVARALRGTPNGVTVA; encoded by the coding sequence ATCTTCAAACCCAAGGTCCTGGTCGCCTTCTACTCGCGCAACAGCTCGACGGAGCTGCTGGCCAGGGCGATCGCCGAAGGCGCGGCAGGCGAGGGCGCCGAGGTGCGGCTGCGGCGGGCGCGCGAAGTGGTCAGTCCGGCCGTCATGCAGCAGTCGCCCGGCTGGACCGAGCGCGCGGAACAGATGAACGCACGGTACGAGGCGCCGACCGAAGCCGATGCCGAATGGGCCGATGCGATCGTGTTGGGCACGCCGACGCGCTTCGGCTCCATCTCTTCAGAGCTCAAGGTCTACATCGATGGGCTCGGGGGACTGTGGTTCCAGGGCAAGCTCAATGGGAAGGTGGGCTCGGCCTTCGGCGCGACCTCGTCGCTGCATGGCGGCAACGAGTCGACCTTGCTGTCGATGTACACGCCGATGGCACACCTGGGGCTGATCATTGTTCCGCTGGGCTATGCCGATGCCGCGATGTTCAAGGCAGGCACGCCCTATGGCGCAACGCACGTCTCGAAGCTCGACACCGTCGAGCCCGATTCCGAGCACCTCGACGTGGCCCGCTTCCAGGGGCGGCGGGTCGCCACCGTCGCCAGGGCCTTGCGCGGCACGCCGAACGGCGTCACCGTCGCCTGA
- a CDS encoding glutathione S-transferase family protein translates to MLRLYDSRFSGNCWKVRILLNQLGIPIERVTLDLAKGEAADASFQQKSRFGRVPALELEDGRTLVESAAILLYLAEGTRFIPEDLFLRAEMLGWLFFEQADLQKPIATPRVYHLRGLAAEMADEIARFQKDGNAALAKLEHWLDKHTWLVGERYTLADLAVSCYVSLAGQGGYDMARYPAIQAWTARVSEQPGWVPLLSGE, encoded by the coding sequence ATGCTGCGCCTCTATGACAGCCGCTTCTCCGGCAACTGCTGGAAAGTCCGCATCCTGCTGAACCAGCTCGGAATTCCGATCGAGCGGGTGACGCTCGATCTCGCCAAAGGGGAAGCCGCCGATGCGTCGTTCCAGCAGAAGAGCCGCTTTGGGCGCGTCCCGGCACTCGAACTGGAGGACGGCCGCACACTGGTCGAATCGGCAGCCATCCTGCTCTATCTGGCCGAGGGCACCCGATTCATCCCCGAGGACCTGTTCCTGCGGGCGGAGATGCTGGGCTGGTTGTTTTTCGAGCAGGCGGATCTTCAAAAGCCGATCGCGACACCACGCGTCTATCACCTGCGGGGCCTGGCGGCCGAGATGGCGGATGAGATCGCCCGTTTCCAGAAGGACGGCAACGCCGCGCTCGCGAAACTCGAGCACTGGCTCGACAAGCACACCTGGTTGGTCGGCGAGCGCTACACGCTCGCCGACCTGGCAGTCTCATGCTATGTGTCGCTTGCCGGGCAAGGCGGCTACGACATGGCCCGCTACCCGGCCATCCAGGCGTGGACGGCCCGCGTCAGCGAGCAGCCCGGGTGGGTTCCGCTGCTGAGCGGCGAATGA
- a CDS encoding H-NS family nucleoid-associated regulatory protein — MTQSYEQIQKQIETLQRQAEKLRVREIDEVVARIKVAIEHYGLSAEQLGFGASTNGAKRNAKKAAPVRVAKYSDGQGNSWSGMGKRPGWLRTALDGGRTLEEFATQGASPATAGGKRKAAKKRKAKIAYKDDAGHTWSGMGPKPRWLKEALDAGKTLDQMMA; from the coding sequence ATGACTCAGAGTTACGAGCAGATTCAGAAGCAGATCGAGACTCTCCAGCGTCAGGCTGAAAAGCTTCGCGTGCGAGAAATCGATGAAGTCGTCGCCCGTATCAAGGTCGCCATCGAGCACTATGGGCTCAGCGCCGAGCAACTGGGCTTTGGCGCTTCAACCAACGGCGCGAAGAGGAATGCGAAAAAGGCAGCCCCCGTCCGCGTGGCGAAATACAGCGATGGCCAGGGCAATTCCTGGTCAGGCATGGGGAAGCGGCCAGGCTGGCTGCGCACTGCACTCGACGGCGGCAGGACACTCGAGGAATTCGCCACACAAGGCGCCTCACCGGCAACGGCAGGCGGCAAGCGCAAGGCGGCAAAGAAGCGCAAAGCGAAGATTGCCTATAAGGATGATGCCGGGCATACATGGTCCGGCATGGGCCCGAAGCCTCGCTGGTTGAAAGAAGCGCTCGATGCGGGAAAGACGCTCGACCAAATGATGGCCTGA